In Leptospira perdikensis, a single genomic region encodes these proteins:
- a CDS encoding citrate synthase produces MSEKAILKVDGKEFELPILVGSENEKAIDITKLRQLSGYVTIDSGYLNTGACTSDITFLDGEQGILRYRGIPIDDLAAKSTFTEVAYLLIYGKLPNDAQLKEWNTSITNHTMIHEDLKRLFNGFPKDGHPMAIMSCMMGCLSTYYQDSYDPMNEEHREISIIRLLAKFPTIAAYAYKKSIGQPIIHPLNELDYASNFMNMMFAVPAEDYHIDPEIVSALNLLLILHADHEQNCSTSTVRLVGSSLANLYGAISAGILALWGPRHGGANQEVLEMLEGIKKSGLSVKKIVEQAKDKNSSFRLNGFGHRVYKNFDPRAKIIKVACDKVLNKLGIKDPLLDIAKELEEAALNDPYFVERKLYPNVDFYSGIIYRALGIPTNMFTVMFAMGRLPGWIAQWKEMIEDPSLKIGRPRQIYTGPQEISYEAAKKQA; encoded by the coding sequence ATGTCCGAAAAGGCAATTCTGAAAGTGGATGGAAAAGAGTTCGAACTTCCAATTTTAGTAGGAAGTGAAAACGAGAAGGCAATTGATATTACTAAACTCCGCCAATTGTCCGGTTATGTTACGATTGATTCCGGTTATTTAAATACAGGTGCTTGCACCAGTGATATTACCTTTCTCGATGGAGAACAGGGAATCCTCCGTTACCGCGGAATTCCTATTGATGATTTGGCCGCTAAGTCTACTTTTACTGAAGTAGCTTATTTACTCATCTACGGCAAACTTCCAAACGACGCACAACTCAAAGAGTGGAATACTTCCATTACTAATCATACAATGATCCATGAGGATCTAAAACGATTGTTCAACGGTTTTCCAAAAGATGGACACCCGATGGCAATCATGTCTTGTATGATGGGATGTTTGTCTACATACTACCAAGATAGTTATGATCCGATGAATGAGGAACACAGAGAAATCTCCATCATTCGACTTCTTGCAAAATTCCCAACGATCGCAGCTTACGCTTATAAAAAATCAATCGGCCAACCAATCATCCATCCACTCAATGAGTTAGATTATGCATCTAACTTCATGAATATGATGTTTGCGGTTCCTGCTGAAGATTATCATATCGATCCAGAAATTGTTTCCGCACTCAACTTGTTACTCATTCTACATGCAGATCATGAACAAAACTGTTCTACATCTACTGTACGTTTGGTGGGATCTTCCCTTGCCAACTTGTATGGTGCGATTTCTGCAGGAATCCTTGCACTCTGGGGACCTCGTCACGGTGGTGCGAACCAAGAAGTATTGGAAATGTTGGAAGGAATTAAAAAGAGCGGGCTTTCTGTGAAAAAAATCGTAGAACAAGCCAAAGACAAAAACTCCAGTTTCCGATTGAATGGATTTGGTCACCGCGTTTATAAAAACTTTGACCCACGTGCAAAAATCATCAAAGTAGCTTGTGATAAAGTTCTAAACAAACTAGGAATCAAAGACCCACTCCTTGACATTGCAAAAGAATTGGAAGAAGCCGCTCTTAACGATCCATACTTTGTAGAAAGAAAACTTTATCCAAATGTTGACTTCTACTCAGGAATCATCTACCGTGCCCTTGGAATTCCGACCAACATGTTTACAGTAATGTTTGCTATGGGAAGACTTCCAGGTTGGATTGCGCAGTGGAAAGAAATGATTGAAGACCCAAGTTTAAAAATCGGCCGACCACGCCAAATTTACACTGGTCCTCAAGAAATCTCTTACGAAGCAGCTAAAAAACAGGCATAA
- a CDS encoding lytic transglycosylase domain-containing protein, whose amino-acid sequence MRHFWLASRILLFFTTSLFAETDLQYLIKSHQWGQIENHFRNTNPSRESEVYSLIEFHEKAPNGDKEKRFRYLISLVRGVFVTESSEEEVRKILTQTMPFQTTIFKLSYWKLYTEITQRNYLTPAERIQFLGRLNLEEDPICRRSLDELVRLLAANNQWKEILDKINSIQETHKKYLLTGDTQYRYGKAKLILGDEKSAVEEWLNLLQRDGLSDSTVHMVAADWSKYKGSGSILQLAPSELTLLLPAISHNDKEALFRTRPEVFSTRLAYYEGFKHLTSVLTKTGKTNELFRVLRANKTFVDMDSSFIVALADILYQQNKFQAAIELLRTFPGKDAGYYRVLAASYDRLGDRELYFENLILYLGKYPFNLFYQDRLIEYLVDRKGDKSNYAPLVKFERALAEIPNLPVKGRLVYWYLRSLKESGETEKLKKELKRYYALCPGSYYTRVIREEFLSIIKESNKPDNPTYNKEYLFEYLSYTAGIPEESYAILGRNLGFVYPKDSYELGNKLGGMSSRIQGHKLLNLAKEYFRVGEDSLGLSLVNFHIKRENLSEEEKDEILVGIGDLTYNTYYTAFHTRSLLKRHFIPDDPILLPTSLSVRIYPRPHQSLVSRYANENDISEDKIYALMRQESFFKETATSRSNARGLMQIMPATGKELASRMGITSYSLYEPDTSIRLGTKFLAYLLKSNGNELKWASIAYNGGPGNLRKWKKSVYSGDFNHFLEDLPYKESRDYCRIVVSNFYAYDIMKKYHKL is encoded by the coding sequence ATGAGGCATTTTTGGTTAGCAAGTAGAATTCTTCTCTTTTTCACAACATCCCTATTTGCGGAAACTGACCTTCAATATTTAATCAAATCACACCAGTGGGGGCAAATCGAAAACCATTTTCGAAATACAAATCCTTCTCGTGAAAGTGAAGTGTATAGCCTTATTGAATTTCACGAAAAGGCACCTAACGGAGACAAGGAGAAACGATTTCGGTATTTGATTTCTCTTGTTCGTGGGGTTTTTGTCACTGAATCCTCGGAAGAGGAAGTAAGAAAAATTCTGACACAAACAATGCCCTTCCAAACCACAATTTTTAAACTTAGTTATTGGAAATTGTACACAGAAATCACACAAAGGAACTACCTCACACCAGCAGAAAGAATTCAGTTTCTCGGCCGCCTAAATCTTGAAGAAGATCCCATTTGCAGAAGGTCACTTGATGAACTTGTTCGCCTCCTTGCGGCAAACAACCAATGGAAAGAAATTTTAGATAAAATTAATTCCATTCAGGAAACACATAAAAAATACCTTCTTACCGGTGACACACAATACAGATACGGAAAAGCAAAACTCATATTAGGTGATGAAAAATCAGCTGTAGAAGAATGGTTGAATCTTCTACAGAGAGATGGGCTCTCTGACTCCACTGTCCATATGGTCGCAGCCGATTGGTCCAAATACAAAGGATCTGGAAGTATTTTACAGTTAGCTCCATCAGAACTGACCCTTCTTCTTCCAGCAATCAGCCATAACGATAAAGAAGCCTTGTTTCGCACAAGACCCGAAGTTTTTTCTACTAGACTTGCTTACTACGAAGGATTTAAACACCTAACATCCGTCTTAACAAAAACAGGAAAAACTAACGAACTTTTCCGAGTATTACGTGCAAACAAAACCTTTGTTGATATGGATTCGTCCTTTATCGTTGCCCTTGCCGATATTTTGTACCAACAAAATAAATTCCAGGCGGCCATTGAACTTTTAAGAACATTTCCAGGAAAAGATGCAGGATATTACCGAGTTCTTGCCGCCTCTTACGATCGTCTGGGTGACCGGGAATTGTATTTTGAAAACCTAATTCTGTATTTAGGAAAGTATCCCTTTAATCTGTTTTACCAAGACAGATTGATTGAATATCTAGTGGATCGCAAAGGAGATAAATCAAACTATGCTCCTCTTGTAAAATTTGAAAGGGCACTTGCAGAAATTCCAAACCTCCCAGTCAAAGGCCGACTCGTATATTGGTATCTGCGCTCTCTAAAAGAAAGTGGAGAAACAGAAAAATTAAAAAAAGAACTCAAACGTTATTATGCCCTTTGCCCCGGTTCTTATTATACACGTGTGATCCGAGAAGAATTTTTATCCATCATCAAAGAATCAAATAAACCCGACAATCCCACCTATAACAAAGAATATCTTTTTGAATACTTATCTTATACCGCCGGAATTCCAGAAGAATCCTATGCCATCCTTGGTCGCAATTTGGGATTTGTGTATCCAAAAGATTCTTATGAATTAGGCAATAAACTGGGAGGAATGAGTTCCCGAATCCAAGGACACAAACTTCTAAACCTTGCCAAAGAATACTTTCGCGTCGGAGAAGATAGTTTGGGACTAAGTCTTGTCAACTTCCACATAAAACGGGAAAACCTTTCCGAAGAAGAAAAAGATGAAATTTTAGTAGGGATTGGTGACTTAACATATAATACGTATTATACGGCATTTCACACAAGATCACTCCTCAAAAGACATTTTATCCCGGATGATCCTATCCTTCTCCCGACTTCCCTCTCCGTTCGCATCTATCCAAGACCTCACCAAAGTCTTGTCTCGCGCTACGCAAACGAAAATGATATCTCAGAAGACAAAATCTATGCCTTGATGCGACAAGAATCCTTCTTTAAGGAGACAGCCACGTCAAGATCCAATGCGCGGGGTCTTATGCAAATTATGCCAGCGACGGGCAAAGAACTAGCCTCTCGGATGGGAATCACTTCCTACTCCCTGTATGAACCGGATACCTCCATCCGTTTGGGGACAAAATTTTTAGCCTATCTTTTAAAATCCAATGGGAACGAATTGAAATGGGCATCCATCGCATACAATGGGGGGCCTGGAAATTTACGAAAGTGGAAGAAGTCGGTTTACTCAGGCGATTTTAACCATTTTCTAGAGGATCTTCCATACAAAGAGTCGAGAGATTACTGTCGCATCGTGGTTTCGAATTTCTACGCATACGACATCATGAAAAAATACCATAAGTTGTAA
- a CDS encoding LBF_1011 family protein produces the protein MSLQTEYKLQWPEYHIEFHKTPHLPKTATLSELWPDLRAFFSGNQSRFANYLFYLSTDFSGGFSLCSVLGENEVANRFRDPQLTAPSTFPSQSLDQIWKLCQNREFEEMEREDWELVGFGLLYAGKILEFRNWVLKTKEFFGQTDDNRRFLFLLGWESSELPYDNSILHMLVEYIKGNKENLDFKTLTNAVTVDSHWQISGVLFHTIEMGWFIGDETFRFWKFFIGFYAEWEEWEKQKFRFVSMGKIPAFPALRYAKRYFPEETFLHYREELETNLRGDWTHGYGFGYELSHEMDPFVETVVRFRNDGLRYEEELKAELILRPYSYFINLQLATIAFVKKENDKFLNFYKKAGRLKYLPLALNLYWRVLKTNGEDVLAHSIERTLIATGESTNIPEGWV, from the coding sequence ATGAGCTTACAAACAGAATACAAACTGCAATGGCCGGAATATCATATCGAATTCCACAAGACGCCTCATCTTCCTAAAACGGCCACACTCTCAGAGCTCTGGCCAGATTTACGTGCCTTCTTTTCGGGCAATCAGTCTCGATTTGCAAACTATCTCTTCTATTTATCGACCGATTTTTCTGGGGGGTTCAGCCTTTGTTCCGTTTTGGGGGAAAATGAAGTCGCCAATCGGTTCCGAGACCCGCAATTGACGGCACCTTCCACATTCCCGAGCCAATCATTAGACCAAATTTGGAAACTCTGTCAAAATCGGGAGTTTGAAGAGATGGAGAGAGAAGATTGGGAACTTGTTGGGTTTGGACTCTTGTATGCAGGAAAAATTCTCGAGTTTCGAAACTGGGTCTTAAAAACCAAAGAATTTTTCGGTCAAACCGATGACAACCGTCGGTTTTTGTTTTTACTTGGTTGGGAATCATCAGAATTACCTTATGATAATTCCATTTTACATATGTTAGTTGAATATATCAAAGGGAACAAAGAAAATTTAGATTTTAAAACTCTAACCAATGCTGTCACAGTAGATTCTCATTGGCAAATCTCTGGAGTTCTTTTTCATACAATTGAAATGGGTTGGTTTATTGGAGACGAGACATTTCGATTTTGGAAATTTTTCATTGGGTTTTACGCAGAATGGGAAGAGTGGGAGAAACAAAAATTTCGTTTCGTTTCGATGGGAAAAATTCCTGCCTTCCCGGCGTTGCGGTATGCAAAACGATACTTTCCAGAAGAAACATTTTTACATTACCGAGAGGAATTGGAAACTAATCTTCGTGGGGACTGGACCCATGGTTATGGGTTTGGTTATGAGTTGTCACACGAAATGGATCCGTTTGTGGAAACCGTTGTAAGATTTCGAAATGATGGTCTTCGTTATGAAGAAGAATTAAAAGCTGAGTTAATACTTCGTCCCTATTCTTATTTTATCAATTTACAGTTGGCGACGATTGCTTTTGTGAAAAAGGAAAACGATAAGTTTTTAAACTTCTATAAAAAAGCCGGTCGATTGAAATATTTACCTCTAGCTCTTAATTTGTATTGGCGTGTTTTGAAGACCAACGGGGAAGACGTTTTAGCGCACTCCATTGAACGAACGCTGATCGCAACGGGAGAATCGACAAACATTCCGGAAGGTTGGGTATAA
- a CDS encoding bactofilin family protein, whose product MALVKNQTEVTNSTIGENSYFNGKFFINGSLKIDGKFEGKSLQAEHLYIGVTGKVKTNITAASVIVEGIVVGNVTARNRVMLLPTSKILGDIKTPELIIQNGVILEGRCMISNDLKHSAKDLIELEYSKDSLSVEKIFGKQPNAKE is encoded by the coding sequence ATGGCATTAGTCAAAAATCAGACCGAAGTTACCAATTCAACTATTGGTGAGAATTCTTACTTCAATGGTAAATTCTTCATCAATGGATCCTTAAAAATTGACGGTAAATTCGAGGGAAAATCCCTCCAAGCCGAACACCTCTACATTGGTGTTACCGGAAAGGTCAAAACCAACATCACTGCTGCCAGTGTCATCGTAGAGGGAATTGTGGTTGGAAACGTGACTGCGAGAAACCGCGTGATGCTCCTTCCTACTTCTAAAATCCTCGGCGATATCAAAACTCCGGAACTCATCATCCAAAATGGGGTGATTCTCGAAGGACGTTGTATGATTTCCAACGACCTCAAACATAGTGCCAAAGACCTAATCGAATTGGAATATTCCAAAGATTCTTTAAGTGTTGAGAAAATTTTTGGGAAACAACCAAACGCAAAAGAATAA
- a CDS encoding PdxA family dehydrogenase, translating into MKTILISEGDPTSINYELMVSAFPLLQSLGKRHRIYFIRGPHNLTVPSLPNLTRPIDAPGFYSLPWSDSKKSRNFILGKPSKTSGRMAYDSLLAAMDWQKELGADLITLPLSKEWVGKAGIKGFRGHTETLAEYYKRPTFMMMSGEKLNVIPLTTHVPLKDVVKELKKFSWKELSKALLRSRFLKNPKIAYLGLNPHAGEGGKIGDEELTILAAGVQILRKAKFSVEGPLSADSAFLPGGFAYDLYLAGYHDQGLIPFKLLEGKKGVNITLGLDFTRLSPDHGTAFDIAGKGIADPTGLISCLERLTET; encoded by the coding sequence TTGAAAACCATTCTGATTTCGGAAGGCGATCCAACAAGTATCAACTACGAGCTTATGGTTTCTGCCTTCCCATTGTTGCAATCCTTAGGGAAACGCCACCGCATCTATTTTATCCGTGGCCCTCACAATCTCACGGTTCCCTCACTTCCAAACTTGACTCGGCCGATTGACGCACCCGGGTTTTATTCTCTCCCTTGGTCAGATTCTAAAAAATCACGTAACTTTATTTTAGGTAAACCCTCCAAAACCTCAGGTAGGATGGCGTATGATTCTTTACTCGCTGCTATGGACTGGCAAAAGGAATTAGGCGCTGATTTAATCACCCTTCCGCTGTCAAAAGAGTGGGTTGGAAAAGCAGGAATCAAAGGATTTAGAGGTCATACAGAAACCTTGGCTGAGTATTATAAACGCCCTACGTTTATGATGATGTCTGGTGAAAAATTAAACGTAATTCCTTTAACCACCCATGTCCCTTTGAAAGACGTGGTAAAAGAACTAAAAAAGTTTTCTTGGAAGGAACTTTCCAAAGCCCTCCTCCGTTCGAGATTTCTAAAGAATCCAAAAATTGCTTATTTGGGACTAAACCCACATGCGGGTGAAGGGGGAAAGATTGGGGATGAAGAATTGACCATCCTTGCGGCCGGTGTCCAAATCTTACGAAAAGCAAAGTTTTCTGTGGAAGGTCCACTTTCAGCAGATTCTGCTTTTTTGCCGGGGGGGTTTGCGTACGATTTGTATTTGGCAGGGTATCATGACCAGGGACTCATCCCATTTAAATTGCTTGAAGGGAAGAAGGGAGTCAATATAACCTTAGGACTGGATTTTACTCGTCTGTCCCCGGATCATGGGACAGCCTTTGACATTGCTGGAAAAGGGATCGCAGATCCAACAGGACTCATTTCCTGTTTAGAACGACTAACGGAGACTTAA
- a CDS encoding DegT/DnrJ/EryC1/StrS family aminotransferase: MAVPFIDIKRFEPGFLDTWNEKVKSMSVNAQFIGGNEVTDLEAGLATWAETKYAIGCANGTDALQLALRAVGVGRGDKVLLPDSTFWATFEAVVNVGGDPYTIDTNPVDLQMDFQVFQEAVEKVKPKAALVVHLYGWGTSKIEELRKFCKEKNVALIEDGAQCFGVKHNGKSLYKDALISTTSFYPAKVLGAAGDGGAVFTNDEELSIVTRRLVNHGRTSHYEHGLVGWNSRLDSLQAAFLNLSLKHLQTRIDSRKKSQNVYYKELPGLGIGVIQPPKGYDENGYCNVTLVDPEVRPKIEAVLKDKGIGFGNIYPGAMSDQPGAKPYLIERFGKDGNARRISKSVLNFPLFAYMTDSELDEVFSAIKAYNSNK, from the coding sequence ATGGCAGTTCCATTTATAGATATCAAACGATTTGAACCAGGATTTTTGGACACCTGGAATGAAAAAGTAAAGTCCATGTCCGTAAACGCACAGTTTATCGGTGGAAACGAAGTTACAGATTTAGAAGCGGGTCTTGCTACTTGGGCAGAAACAAAATATGCCATTGGTTGTGCCAATGGAACCGATGCTTTACAATTGGCTCTTCGTGCTGTGGGAGTGGGCCGCGGTGATAAAGTTTTGTTACCGGATTCAACATTTTGGGCAACCTTTGAAGCGGTTGTGAATGTGGGTGGTGATCCTTACACCATTGATACCAATCCTGTTGATTTACAAATGGACTTTCAAGTTTTTCAAGAAGCAGTAGAAAAAGTAAAACCAAAGGCTGCTCTGGTTGTTCATTTGTATGGATGGGGAACATCAAAAATTGAAGAACTCCGTAAATTTTGCAAAGAAAAGAATGTGGCTCTCATTGAAGATGGAGCTCAGTGTTTTGGTGTGAAACACAATGGAAAATCGTTATACAAAGATGCGCTCATATCCACAACTTCCTTTTACCCTGCAAAGGTGTTAGGTGCTGCTGGTGACGGTGGTGCTGTATTTACAAATGATGAAGAGTTATCTATCGTGACACGTCGTCTTGTGAACCATGGAAGAACCTCTCATTACGAACATGGACTTGTGGGATGGAACTCAAGACTGGATTCTTTACAGGCAGCATTTCTCAATTTGTCTTTAAAACATCTACAAACAAGAATTGATTCCCGCAAAAAGTCACAAAACGTATATTATAAAGAACTACCGGGTTTAGGAATTGGTGTCATCCAACCACCCAAAGGTTATGACGAAAATGGTTATTGTAACGTAACTTTGGTGGATCCTGAAGTACGTCCTAAAATTGAAGCTGTTTTAAAAGACAAAGGGATTGGATTTGGAAATATTTATCCTGGGGCCATGTCTGACCAACCTGGCGCAAAGCCATATCTCATTGAGAGATTTGGCAAAGATGGGAATGCTCGTAGGATTTCCAAATCTGTTCTCAACTTCCCTCTGTTTGCTTATATGACAGATTCGGAGCTTGACGAAGTGTTTAGCGCAATTAAGGCATATAACTCGAACAAATAA